The following proteins are co-located in the Nitrospira sp. genome:
- a CDS encoding TolC family protein produces MMTLLRLSLTLSLLSLCAFTNPSPASAEGEASKGLPAIPLSLNEIHAWIDRAHPLLKGAGTEKIMARGKMLKALGAFEPVLINDTEVERFISKDKLNTQTVGFNDTLIEARDPMGFRYSAGVRQAIGDAKIPDLSFGNGSQQVILGGFFPLLKGLMVNPEKAELQRSELADPRADVRIAQTRQDLFLAAATQFWDWVAAVRYVEMQRKALKVAEDRFKQVEGRSKAGAVAPLDVVEANQEVQRRREVAIAAQRQVEQEQFKLSMFLWENNAPTLPTIDRAPDFPAQILTPSPSPDTVQAHKLQAKADRPEIKEISIEAKLNDIDLELAKNNLLPSLDAEAAPARAPEKFVLGLGYRFGLELKIPLLQRKSRGEVLEAQGKADRFVMVQKFREQQVAIDVDNALSAIDRAKERMDAAMHSLRLAKTLEEGERFRFSLGATSILFVNLRERNSVDSEAQVIRAKADYQKALALYQWAIGAWAVNMPSATPVNYRARD; encoded by the coding sequence ATGATGACCCTCTTGAGATTGAGCCTGACCCTAAGTCTGCTCTCACTCTGCGCTTTCACGAATCCATCTCCCGCCTCCGCCGAAGGGGAGGCCTCCAAGGGACTTCCCGCCATCCCCTTGAGTCTCAACGAAATCCATGCCTGGATCGACCGCGCACATCCGCTGTTGAAAGGGGCCGGCACCGAGAAAATCATGGCCCGCGGGAAAATGCTCAAAGCGCTTGGGGCGTTTGAGCCAGTCCTCATCAATGACACCGAGGTGGAACGGTTCATCTCAAAAGACAAACTCAATACCCAAACCGTCGGCTTCAACGACACCTTGATCGAAGCGCGGGATCCGATGGGGTTCCGCTACAGCGCGGGCGTGCGCCAGGCCATCGGCGACGCCAAGATTCCCGACCTCTCCTTCGGCAATGGCAGCCAGCAAGTGATCTTGGGCGGCTTCTTTCCGCTGCTCAAAGGCTTGATGGTCAATCCTGAGAAGGCCGAATTACAGCGCTCGGAACTGGCCGATCCGCGAGCGGACGTGCGCATCGCGCAGACCCGCCAGGACCTCTTTCTCGCCGCCGCCACCCAGTTTTGGGATTGGGTCGCCGCCGTGCGGTATGTCGAGATGCAGCGCAAAGCCCTGAAGGTCGCGGAAGACCGGTTTAAACAGGTGGAGGGGCGGTCCAAAGCCGGGGCCGTGGCCCCGCTGGACGTTGTCGAAGCGAATCAGGAAGTCCAGCGCCGGCGCGAGGTGGCCATCGCCGCCCAACGCCAGGTCGAACAGGAACAGTTCAAGCTCTCCATGTTCCTCTGGGAAAACAATGCGCCGACGCTGCCTACCATCGACCGCGCGCCGGACTTCCCAGCGCAGATACTCACGCCCTCGCCATCTCCCGACACCGTCCAGGCGCACAAACTCCAAGCCAAGGCGGACCGCCCGGAAATCAAAGAAATCAGCATTGAAGCGAAGCTCAACGACATCGACCTCGAACTCGCCAAAAACAACCTGCTGCCCAGCCTCGATGCCGAAGCGGCGCCGGCCCGCGCGCCCGAGAAATTCGTCCTGGGACTCGGCTACCGGTTTGGGCTGGAATTGAAAATTCCGCTGCTCCAGCGCAAGAGCCGGGGCGAGGTGCTGGAAGCCCAAGGCAAAGCCGACCGGTTTGTCATGGTGCAAAAATTTCGCGAGCAGCAGGTGGCGATCGACGTCGATAACGCCCTCTCCGCCATCGACCGCGCCAAGGAGCGGATGGACGCCGCCATGCATTCCCTGCGCTTGGCGAAAACCCTGGAAGAAGGCGAACGGTTCCGCTTCAGCCTGGGCGCCACCAGCATTTTGTTCGTCAATCTCCGCGAGCGGAATTCCGTGGATTCGGAAGCGCAGGTGATCCGCGCCAAAGCCGACTATCAGAAAGCCCTGGCCCTGTACCAATGGGCCATTGGCGCCTGGGCGGTGAACATGCCCAGCGCCACGCCGGTCAACTACCGGGCCCGTGACTAA
- a CDS encoding biotin/lipoyl-binding protein, producing MARPGVDLKNTIHSLTRKDSGLSEIAVDDLATSTQLQSWESVQIPERLKFSSRLAIKLVVLFLLIIAFLPWTQTITVTGQLSAYSPYERPQDIEAQITGRIQKWHVFEGVRVKKGDLIVELEDYDPNFMAPDLLSFLDQRKKALEQTRRAALARAEQLDKRIAEMQNLVKAAVPSAQARVVEAENKVREAYQKVESARIAMATAELNVNRHKQLAEQGLVSQRELELSIQGAIATQADFQGAQANVKAAEQGMKALSFGRDQVNAEVLQRLLDAEAARDSSVAEAAKATDQLAEVSLRLSNATQRRIASKILAPIDGTVVKMAEAGAGETVRQGDKIVRLSPNSLDKAIEMTADGIDAPLLNVGRKVKILFYGIPAIPLPAWPELMSGTYTGVIKVIDQVDDGKGNFRFWVVPDPEDRPWPEQSHVRQGTKAMGWVILNRVPLWYELWRRFNLFPPDYQERPPSLIDTLLPKAGRGAK from the coding sequence GTGGCTCGCCCTGGCGTAGATCTCAAAAACACCATCCATTCACTCACCCGAAAGGACAGCGGGCTGAGCGAGATCGCCGTCGATGACCTGGCCACATCGACCCAGCTCCAATCGTGGGAATCCGTTCAGATCCCTGAGCGATTGAAATTTTCCTCCCGTCTCGCAATTAAACTGGTTGTCCTCTTTCTGCTGATTATCGCGTTCCTCCCCTGGACGCAGACCATCACCGTCACCGGCCAGCTCTCGGCCTATTCACCCTACGAACGCCCGCAAGATATCGAAGCGCAAATTACGGGACGCATCCAAAAGTGGCATGTCTTTGAAGGCGTGCGCGTGAAAAAGGGCGACCTCATTGTCGAATTGGAAGACTACGACCCCAACTTCATGGCCCCCGATTTGCTGTCTTTCCTCGATCAACGGAAGAAGGCATTGGAACAGACACGCCGGGCCGCCCTCGCGCGCGCCGAGCAACTCGATAAACGCATCGCGGAAATGCAGAATCTCGTGAAAGCCGCCGTGCCCTCGGCTCAAGCCCGGGTGGTGGAGGCTGAAAACAAGGTCCGTGAGGCCTATCAAAAGGTGGAGTCCGCGAGAATTGCCATGGCCACCGCGGAACTCAACGTCAATCGCCATAAGCAGCTGGCGGAACAGGGCCTGGTCTCCCAGCGAGAACTGGAATTGAGCATTCAAGGGGCCATCGCGACCCAAGCGGACTTCCAGGGCGCTCAGGCCAATGTCAAAGCCGCCGAGCAGGGCATGAAAGCGCTGAGCTTCGGCCGCGATCAAGTCAACGCGGAAGTGCTGCAACGCCTCCTCGACGCGGAAGCGGCACGCGATTCGTCGGTCGCCGAAGCCGCCAAAGCAACCGATCAACTGGCGGAGGTCTCGCTCAGACTGTCGAATGCCACCCAACGGCGCATCGCCAGCAAAATCTTGGCCCCCATCGACGGCACGGTCGTGAAGATGGCCGAAGCCGGAGCCGGCGAAACCGTCCGCCAAGGCGACAAGATCGTGCGCCTCTCCCCGAATAGCCTCGATAAAGCCATCGAGATGACGGCGGACGGCATCGACGCACCGCTGCTCAACGTGGGCCGCAAGGTCAAAATCCTGTTCTACGGCATCCCGGCCATTCCGTTGCCGGCCTGGCCGGAATTGATGTCCGGCACCTACACCGGCGTCATCAAGGTGATCGACCAGGTGGACGACGGCAAGGGCAATTTCCGCTTCTGGGTGGTCCCTGATCCCGAGGATCGCCCCTGGCCGGAGCAAAGCCATGTGCGGCAAGGCACCAAAGCCATGGGCTGGGTGATCCTGAATCGCGTTCCGCTCTGGTACGAGCTCTGGCGGCGCTTTAATCTCTTCCCGCCGGACTATCAAGAACGTCCACCCAGCTTGATCGACACTCTCTTGCCGAAAGCGGGACGAGGTGCGAAGTAA
- the purE gene encoding 5-(carboxyamino)imidazole ribonucleotide mutase encodes MSGTGQSSRRTAPRAKRGNRPVIGILGGSKSDFPILEKAGALLSDLDIPYELLVVSAHRTPDRLFEYAETAPGRGIEVIIAGAGGAAHLPGMLASKTHLPIIGVPIPTENLRGLDSLLSIVQMPKGIPVATVAIGGAENAGLLAAQILGGRYPWIAERVKAFRKAQTESVLNSPEAQGRSVGNLQADGMSQSS; translated from the coding sequence ATGAGTGGAACAGGACAATCGTCTCGCCGGACGGCGCCGCGCGCGAAGCGGGGGAATCGGCCGGTGATCGGTATTTTAGGGGGCAGCAAGTCGGACTTTCCCATCTTGGAAAAAGCCGGGGCGCTGCTGTCCGATCTGGATATCCCCTATGAATTGTTGGTGGTGTCGGCCCATCGGACCCCTGACCGGCTCTTTGAATATGCGGAAACGGCTCCGGGCAGGGGCATTGAAGTGATTATCGCCGGGGCTGGAGGGGCGGCGCATTTGCCCGGCATGCTGGCCTCCAAGACACACTTGCCGATTATCGGCGTGCCCATTCCGACGGAAAATCTTCGGGGGCTCGACTCGCTTCTGTCCATCGTGCAAATGCCGAAGGGGATTCCGGTTGCCACCGTCGCCATCGGCGGGGCGGAAAATGCCGGATTATTGGCGGCGCAAATTCTTGGGGGGCGGTATCCCTGGATTGCCGAGCGGGTGAAGGCCTTTCGCAAGGCGCAAACGGAAAGCGTGTTGAACTCTCCGGAAGCGCAAGGGCGGAGTGTCGGCAATCTTCAGGCAGATGGGATGAGCCAGTCGTCGTGA
- a CDS encoding 5-(carboxyamino)imidazole ribonucleotide synthase, whose protein sequence is MTGAPLYPGATLGVLGGGQLGAMFAAAALRLGYRVAVWDPDSDAPAHRAAYRSFTTSFADPATAREFSQSVSAVTLEWENVPAALCDQLAETLPVRPSGAVLRVIQDRIEQKQFLRAQGFPVPSFRMVQAPHELAGAVAELGGAVICKTATSGYDGKGQWAIRHASDVVAVEQALTSMVPRGARWIVESMVDFARELSVLVVRGQDGDQRVYPVVENRHEGGILRMSVVPAGISEVLSQQAADLVMQAVRALNGVGVFCVELFHARNGALLINEIAPRPHNSGHYTLDACSVSQFEQQVRALCGLPLGEVRLLSPAAMVNVIGQDLEAVTSREGCHDLLATPGAVLHLYGKRVARAGRKMGHVTFLAEESEQAATRASRFEKLLRV, encoded by the coding sequence GTGACCGGCGCGCCGCTCTATCCCGGAGCCACCCTGGGCGTGCTCGGTGGCGGGCAGCTTGGCGCCATGTTTGCGGCGGCGGCTCTGCGCCTGGGCTACCGGGTGGCGGTCTGGGATCCTGATTCCGATGCGCCCGCGCATCGCGCCGCCTATCGCTCCTTTACCACGTCTTTCGCCGATCCTGCCACGGCTCGCGAGTTCAGCCAGTCGGTCAGCGCGGTGACGCTGGAATGGGAAAATGTTCCGGCGGCCCTCTGCGATCAGCTGGCGGAGACCCTTCCTGTGCGGCCATCCGGTGCGGTTCTGCGGGTGATTCAAGACCGGATCGAACAAAAGCAATTTCTTCGGGCTCAGGGATTTCCCGTGCCTTCGTTCCGGATGGTTCAGGCGCCGCACGAGCTTGCTGGTGCGGTGGCCGAACTGGGGGGCGCGGTCATCTGCAAGACGGCCACCTCCGGATATGACGGCAAGGGCCAATGGGCGATCAGGCATGCGTCTGATGTGGTGGCTGTCGAGCAGGCGCTCACCAGCATGGTACCTCGTGGCGCACGGTGGATTGTCGAGTCGATGGTGGATTTTGCGCGGGAGCTGTCCGTCCTTGTTGTGCGGGGGCAGGACGGTGACCAGCGCGTCTATCCTGTCGTGGAGAACCGGCATGAGGGCGGAATCTTGCGGATGTCGGTCGTGCCGGCCGGAATCTCGGAGGTCCTGTCACAACAGGCCGCCGATCTGGTGATGCAGGCGGTGCGTGCGCTGAATGGGGTCGGTGTGTTTTGCGTAGAGCTGTTTCACGCCCGGAATGGCGCGCTTCTCATTAACGAAATTGCCCCTCGTCCGCATAACTCCGGGCACTACACCCTTGATGCCTGCTCTGTATCGCAATTTGAGCAACAGGTCCGTGCGCTCTGCGGGTTGCCGCTCGGGGAGGTTCGGCTCTTGAGCCCGGCGGCCATGGTGAATGTAATCGGCCAGGACCTGGAGGCCGTGACGAGCCGTGAGGGCTGTCACGATCTCCTGGCCACTCCGGGCGCGGTGCTGCACCTCTATGGGAAGCGGGTGGCCAGGGCTGGCCGGAAAATGGGCCATGTGACCTTTCTGGCAGAGGAGTCGGAACAGGCGGCGACACGGGCAAGCCGGTTCGAGAAGCTCCTTCGTGTTTAG
- a CDS encoding rhomboid family intramembrane serine protease, with protein sequence MLPLHDDNPTERTPFVTMSIIAACVLVFLYQASLPSHGDEAFVFQYGAIPAVVFGQATLPGDMAALPGLLTLLTSMFLHGSWMHLFGNMLYLWIFGNNIEDIMGHVRFVVFYVVCGVLAAVSHALTDPSSQIPMVGASGAISAILGAYLLVFPRAQVLILIPPPFLRTAYVPAVVVLGVWFLGQLLSGGMSLGTKGGGIAFFAHIGGFVAGMALISLFKRREVPLFSQSRPHRWDR encoded by the coding sequence ATGCTCCCGCTGCACGACGACAATCCTACGGAGCGCACTCCTTTCGTCACCATGTCGATCATCGCCGCCTGCGTGCTGGTATTCCTGTATCAAGCGTCTCTCCCATCCCACGGCGATGAAGCCTTCGTCTTTCAGTACGGCGCCATTCCCGCCGTTGTCTTCGGACAGGCCACGCTGCCCGGCGATATGGCGGCCCTTCCCGGCTTGCTGACGCTGCTCACCAGCATGTTTCTCCATGGCAGCTGGATGCATCTGTTCGGAAACATGCTCTACCTCTGGATCTTCGGCAATAATATCGAAGACATCATGGGCCATGTCCGCTTTGTCGTGTTCTATGTCGTCTGCGGAGTTCTGGCCGCCGTGAGCCATGCCCTGACCGATCCCTCATCCCAAATCCCGATGGTGGGGGCCAGTGGCGCCATCTCGGCTATTCTAGGCGCATATCTGTTGGTCTTCCCGCGCGCGCAGGTGCTGATTCTCATCCCACCCCCGTTCCTTCGAACCGCCTATGTGCCGGCGGTCGTGGTCCTGGGCGTCTGGTTTCTTGGCCAGCTCTTGAGCGGCGGGATGAGCCTTGGGACGAAGGGAGGAGGCATCGCGTTCTTCGCCCACATCGGAGGATTTGTCGCGGGGATGGCGCTGATCAGCCTCTTCAAACGACGAGAGGTCCCGCTGTTCTCGCAGAGCCGTCCCCATCGGTGGGATCGCTAA